A single region of the Fusarium keratoplasticum isolate Fu6.1 chromosome 7, whole genome shotgun sequence genome encodes:
- a CDS encoding Beta-xylanase produces the protein MKTTTLTLGLLAAVRAAYAAPLCNRTTSLREEAAKKDILIGSGAINPAYLDDPRFSAVLAEQFNSLSPENEGKWAFLNPTKGHYDWTKIDRLVAFAEDNNMVVKGHGLISGCCNPSYVDAITMPAELRAAMTAHFEAVMHRYDGKVDRWDVVTEALETQGTVLETNSTFYRLLGPSYIDEAFRIARAADPDAKLFFNENLVEVLPAKRQALLEIVTRLVSEGVPIDGVALQMHITEVAPEPGVLTEMVNSYKALGLEVTIAEMDVHTLNTTLQIEIYGAVITEALDAGITDISFWGFTDNHAYTWLPGAKPLMFNEDYKPKGAFFATHAALKNFVSKP, from the coding sequence ATGAAAACCACCACTCTCACCCTGGGTCTTCTCGCCGCCGTCCGAGCAGCCTATGCGGCCCCCCTATGCAACAGAACCACCTCCCTgagggaggaggctgccaagaaaGATATTCTCATCGGGTCTGGTGCCATCAACCCAGCCTATTTGGATGATCCTAGGTTCTCCGCCGTCCTTGCCGAGCAGTTCAACAGCCTGTCTCCCGAAAATGAGGGAAAGTGGGCGTTCCTCAACCCGACCAAAGGACATTACGACTGGACAAAGATCGACCGCCTCGTCGCCTTCGCCGAGGACAACAACATGGTCGTCAAAGGACATGGCCTCATCTCGGGCTGCTGCAACCCTAGCTATGTCGACGCCATAACCATGCCCGCAGAGCTTCGTGCTGCCATGACGGCTCACTTCGAGGCAGTCATGCATCGCTACGACGGCAAGGTGGATCGTTGGGACGTCGTCACTGAAGCCCTAGAAACGCAGGGCACCGTTCTGGAAACCAACAGCACCTTCTACAGGCTTCTCGGCCCCAGCTACATCGACGAGGCCTTCCGCATTGCCCGAGCAGCAGATCCAGATGCCAAATTGTTCTTCAACGAGAATCTTGTCGAGGTGCTCCCGGCCAAGCGACAGGCACTCCTCGAAATAGTCACTCGCCTCGTATCGGAGGGCGTCCCGATCGACGGAGTAGCCCTCCAGATGCACATCACCGAAGTTGCCCCAGAACCGGGCGTACTGACGGAAATGGTCAACTCCTACAAGGCGCTCGGATTGGAGGTGACGATtgctgagatggatgtcCACACCCTCAACACTACCCTCCAGATCGAAATCTACGGCGCCGTCATTACCGAGGCTCTGGACGCAGGCATCACTGACATCAGCTTCTGGGGCTTCACGGATAATCATGCTTACACCTGGCTGCCAGGCGCGAAGCCTCTCATGTTTAACGAGGACTACAAGCCCAAGGGCGCATTCTTCGCTACCCATGCCGCCCTGAAGAACTTTGTCAGCAAACCTTAG